A genomic stretch from Falco cherrug isolate bFalChe1 chromosome 3, bFalChe1.pri, whole genome shotgun sequence includes:
- the DISP3 gene encoding LOW QUALITY PROTEIN: protein dispatched homolog 3 (The sequence of the model RefSeq protein was modified relative to this genomic sequence to represent the inferred CDS: deleted 1 base in 1 codon), which produces MRKRTSVYSCGFQVLDMDTEDDPLLQDAWLDEEDEEVAFSSRKRREGALLCGKSPCRVRPLRVTLPVSGFWNIVGWVFTNPYCAGFILFLGCAIPAVLAVVMFLHYPALDIDISYNAFEIRNHESSQRFDALALALKSQFGSWGRNRRDLADFTSETLQRLIFEQLQQLHLNASRLRVGARVKRSTLEGRMSSPKPHAHLNPGNRTSRIGRGAPRWDYSGTYISTNTQTHAHWRIELIFLARGDSENNIFTTERLVTIHEVERKIMDHPRFREFCWKPHEVLKDLPLGSYSYCSPPSSLMTYFFPTERGGKIYYDGMGQDLADIQGSLELAMTHPEFYWYVDEGLSAENMKSSLLRSEILFGAPLPNYYSVEDRWEEQRRKFQNFVITYVAMLAKQSTSKVQVLYGGTDLFDYEVRRTFNNDMLLAFISSSCIAVLVYILTSCSVFLSFFGIASIGLSCLVALFLYHIVFGIQYLGILNGVAAFVIVGIGVDDVFVFINTYRQATHLKDLRLRMIHTIQTAGKATFFTSLTTAAAYAANIFSQIPAVHDFGLFMSLIVSCCWVAVLFTMPAALGIWTLYVSPLESSCQTSCSQKCTKKSALHLAEDLFIASEVTSRAGRETLPYLDDDIPLLSVEEEPVSLEMGDVPLVSVMPENLQLPAEKSNRGHLIIHLQELLEHWVLWSAVKSRWVIVGLFLLVLLLSIFFASRLQPASRAPVLFRPDTNIQVLLDLKYNLSAEGISCITCSGLFQEKPHSLQNNIRTSLEKKKRGSGSPWGSKGSISDTGQQDLQGTVYISKSRSKGRPAIYRFSLNASVPAPWQMVSPGDGEVPSFQVYRVPFGNFTRKLTACVSTVGLLKQTSPRKWMMTTLSCDTKRGWKFDFSFYVAAKEQQRTRKLYFAQSHKPPYHGRVCVAPPGCLLSSSPDGPTKGILYVPSEKAAPKAKLSATSGFNPCMNTGCGKPAVRPLVDTGAMVFVVFGIRGVNRTRRPDNHVIGDMGSVIYDDSFDLFKEIGNLCRLCKAIASNTELVKPGGAQCLPSGYSISSFLQMLHPECKNIPEPNLLPGQLSHGAVGVKDGKVQWISMAFESTTYKGKSSFQTYADYLKWETFLQQQLQLFPEGSALRHGFQTCEHWKQIFMEIIGVQSALYGLVLSLVICVAAVAVFTTHILLLLPVLLSILGVVCLVVTIMYWSGWEMGAVEAISLSILVGSSVDYCVHLVEGYLLAGENLPLHQAEDPTACRQWRTVEAVRHVGVAIVSSAVTTVIATVPLFFCIIAPFAKFGKIVALNTGVSILYTLTVSTALLSIMGPGTFTRSRTSCLKAVGGVLLAGLLGLCICLALLKSGFKIPLPNGTAL; this is translated from the exons GTGCTGGACATGGACACAGAGGATGACCCCTTGTTACAGGACGCCTGGCTagatgaggaagatgaagagGTAGCCTTCAGCTCCCGGAAGAGGCGAGAGGGTGCTCTGTTGTGTGGGAAAAGCCCATGCAGAGTCAGGCCACTGCGTGTCACACTGCCCGTGTCTGGCTTCTGGAATATTGTTGGCTGGGTATTTACCAACCCGTACTGCGCTGGCTTCATCCTTTTCCTGGGCTGTGCCATCCCTGCTGTGCTTGCTGTTGTCATGTTCCTCCACTACCCAGCCCTGGATATTGACATCTCCTACAATGCTTTTGAGATTCGCAACCACGAGTCCTCTCAGCGCTTTGATGCACTGGCCTTGGCCCTCAAGTCCCAGTTTGGGTCATGGGGGAGGAACCGCCGGGACTTGGCTGACTTTACCTCTGAAACCCTGCAGAGGCTCATCTTcgagcagctccagcagcttcaTCTCAATGCTTCCCGTCTCAGGGTTGGCGCACGGGTCAAGCGCAGCACCTTGGAGGGCAGGATGAGCTCCCCCAAGCCCCATGCCCACCTGAACCCTGGAAACCGGACTTCCCGAATCGGGAGGGGTGCCCCACGCTGGGACTACTCCGGCACTTACATCAGCAccaacacacagacacatgccCACTGGCGCATTGAGCTCATTTTTCTGGCTCGGGGGGACTCTGAAAACAACATCTTCACCACTGAGCGCCTGGTTACCATCCATGAGGTTGAGCGCAAGATCATGGACCACCCTCGCTTCCGGGAGTTCTGCTGGAAGCCCCATGAGGTCCTGAAGGACCTGCCTCTGGGTTCCTACTCCTActgctcccctcccagctctctTATGACCTACTTCTTCCCCACtgagagaggagggaagatCTACTATGATGGCATGGGACAAGACCTTGCTGACATCCAAG GGTCCCTGGAGCTGGCCATGACCCACCCTGAATTCTACTGGTATGTGGATGAGGGCTTGTCTGCTGAGAACATGAAGAGCTCCCTGCTGCGGAGCGAAATCCTCTTTGGGGCACCACTGCCAAACTACTACTCAGTGGAGGACCGCTGGGAGGAGCAGCGCCGCAAGTTCCAGAACTTTGTCATCACCTATGTGGCCATGCTGGCCAAGCAGTCCACAAG CAAAGTCCAGGTGCTGTATGGAGGAACAGATTTGTTTGACTATGAAGTCAGGAGGACTTTCAACAACGACATGTTGCTGGCCTTcatcagcagcagctgcatagCTGTCTTGGTCTACATCCTTACCTCCTGCTCAG TGTTCCTGTCATTCTTTGGCATTGCCAGTATTGGGCTAAGCTGCCTGGTGGCTCTGTTCCTGTACCACATCGTATTTGGGATCCAGTACCTGGGTATACTCAACGGTGTGGCTGCCTTTGTCATTGTGGGGATTG GGGTTGATGATGTCTTTGTTTTCATCAATACCTATCGCCAAGCAACCCACCTCAAGGACCTGCGACTGCGCATGATCCACACCATCCAGACAGCAGGGAAGGCCACCTTCTTCACTTCCTTGACCACGGCTGCAGCATATGCTGCCAACATCTTCTCTCAG ATCCCAGCCGTGCATGACTTTGGACTCTTCATGTCGCTGAttgtgtcctgctgctgggtaGCTGTGCTCTTCACCATGCCAGCTGCTCTTGGAATATGGACCCTTTATGTGTCCCCACTAGAGAGCTCCTGCCAAACCAG CTGTAGTCAGAAGTGCACCAAAAAGAGTGCCTTGCACCTGGCTGAAGATCTCTTCATTGCCTCAGAGGTCACCTccagagcaggcagagagaCGCTTCCCTATCTTGATGATGACATCCCACTGCTCAGTGTGGAGGAGGAGCCCG TCTCCCTGGAAATGGGGGATGTCCCCTTGGTATCTGTGATGCCAGAAAatctgcagcttcctgcagaGAAGAGCAACCGGGGTCACTTGATAATTcatctgcaggagctgctggaacaCTGGGTGCTGTGGTCTGCAGTGAAGAGCAGATGGGTGATTGTGG GGctctttctccttgttttgctCCTGTCCATATTCTTTGCTAGCCgcctccagccagccagccgTGCTCCAGTCTTGTTCCGGCCAGACACTAACATCCAGGTGCTGTTAGACCTGAAATACAACCTGAGTGCTGAAGGCATCTCCTGCATTACCTGCTCAG GTTTGTTTCAGGAAAAGCCCCACAGTTTGCAGAACAACATCCGAAcctccttggaaaaaaagaagaggggcTCAGGGTCACCTTGGGGAAGCAAAGGGAGCATAAGTGATACAGGGCAGCAAG atctccAGGGGACTGTCTATATCTCCAAGTCCAGAAGCAAAGGAAGGCCAGCCATCTACAGATTCTCGCTCAATGCCAGTGTCCCTGCCCCCTGGCAGATGGTGTCACCAGGAGACGGGGAGGTGCCTTCATTCCAG GTGTATAGAGTGCCTTTCGGTAACTTCACCAGGAAGCTGACAGCTTGTGTGTCCACAGTAGGGCTGCTTAAGCAGACGAGCCCCAGGAAGTGGATGATGACCACCTTGTCCTGTGACACCAAGAGAGGCTGGAAGTTCGACTTCAGTTTCTACGTGGCCGCCAAGGAGCAGCAGCGAACACG GAAACTGTATTTTGCCCAGTCGCACAAGCCCCCTTACCATGGCCGAGTGTGCGTAGCACCTCCTGGCTGTCTTCTCAGCTCTAGCCCAGATGGACCCACCAAAGGCATCCTCTATGTTCCCAGTGAGAAAG CAGCACCCAAAGCAAAGCTGTCAGCCACTTCTGGATTTAATCCTTGCATGAACACAGGCTGCGGGAAGCCAGCGGTGCGGCCACTGGTGGACACAGGAGCCATGGTGTTTGTAGTGTTTGGGATCAGAGGTGTTAATCGCACGAGACGCCCGGACAACCACGTCATCGGGGACATG GGCAGCGTTATCTATGATGACAGCTTTGACCTCTTCAAAGAGATTGGCAACCTGTGCCGCCTCTGCAAAGCCATTGCCAGCAACACTGAGCTGGTGAAGCCAGGAGGGGCTCAGTGCCTGCCCTCTG gTTACAGCATCTCCTCCTTTCTGCAGATGTTGCACCCTGAGTGCAAGAACATCCCTGAGCCAAACCTGCTGCCTGGACAGCTCTCTCATGGGGCAGTGGGGGTGAAGGATGGGAAGGTGCAGTGGATCTCCATGGCATTTGAATCG ACGACCTACAAAGGGAAATCTTCCTTCCAGACTTATGCTGACTACCTGAAATGGGAGACATTCCTGCAGCAGCAACTCCAGCTCTTCCCCGAGGGCTCAGCTCTCCGGCACGGTTTCCAGACCTGTGAGCACTGGAAGCAGATCTTCATGGAGATTATAG GAGTGCAGAGTGCCCTGTATGGTCTCGTCCTCTCGCTGGTTATTTGTGTGGCTGCAGTGGCGGTGTTCACCACTcacatcctcctcctgctgccagtgctgctcagcatttTAG GGGTGGTCTGCTTGGTGGTGACCATCATGTACTGGTCTGGCTGGGAAATGGGAGCCGTGGAAGCCATTTCGCTCTCCATCCTCGTTGGCTCCTCTGTCGATTACTGTGTGCACTTGGTGGAGGGCTACCTGCTGGCAGGGGAA AACCTGCCACTACACCAGGCAGAG GACCCCACAGCCTGCCGCCAGTGGAGGACAGTTGAAGCGGTCCGTCACGTGGGTGTGGCAATTGTCTCGAGCGCCGTCACCACAGTGATTGCCACCGTCCCGCTGTTCTTCTGCATCATTGCCCCTTTCGCTAAGTTTGGGAAGATTGTGGCCCTCAACACAGGAGTCTCCATCCTGTACACACTAACTGTGAGCACGGCCCTGCTGAGCATCATGGGGCCTGGCACCTTCACCCGCAGCAGGACTTCGTGCCTCAAGGCTGTGGGGGGGGTGCTCCTCGCTGGCCTGCTGGGTCTATGCATCTGCCTCGCCCTCCTGAAGAGTGGATTTAAGATCCCTCTCCCTAACGGGACAGCCCTGTAG